Proteins co-encoded in one Sporosarcina sp. FSL K6-1522 genomic window:
- a CDS encoding flagellar protein FliS, with product MNFKHAAHRYKETNLVTRTEVEHVLVLLNECLCQTYLCEKAIQSEDRESLYACLTTAQQLLFELMATADRRTVEGERLLSFYAYLNQCLVQVRLNQKLAALHEVLEYLQEMIKSWEIAKQKSRQQNYTSEWI from the coding sequence GTGAACTTTAAACATGCGGCACACCGTTACAAAGAGACCAACTTAGTTACACGCACAGAGGTCGAGCATGTCTTAGTTTTGTTAAATGAATGTTTGTGCCAGACGTACCTCTGTGAAAAAGCCATTCAATCAGAGGATCGAGAATCACTTTATGCCTGTTTAACAACAGCGCAGCAGCTCTTATTTGAATTAATGGCAACTGCAGATCGGCGCACGGTAGAAGGAGAACGTTTACTATCATTTTATGCTTATTTGAATCAATGCCTCGTTCAAGTTCGACTCAATCAAAAGCTAGCAGCATTGCATGAAGTGCTTGAGTATTTGCAAGAGATGATTAAGTCTTGGGAAATCGCAAAACAAAAAAGTCGACAGCAAAACTATACGAGTGAATGGATTTAA
- a CDS encoding CotH kinase family protein, whose product MDKNQPIPEYQLFIHPADVSELRKDIWYDDPVAAKLTVNKKKYAIGIAYRGSHIRDLRKKSYAVEFYKPSKYQQATAVHWNAEFKDPSLLRNKLSFDFFTDIGCLAPAARFVFLKINGKNEGLYLEIEAVDECFLANRKLPKGAVFYAVDGDANFSLMSDLRKEVKESLALGYEQKCGTEQEHEYLQEFIYIINTVSREDFEAEIAKYVHVDQYLRWLAGVVLMQNFDGFVHNYALYRNGETGLFEVIPWDYDATWGRDVEGEVMEEDYLRIEGFNTLTARLLDVRAFRGRYRELLEELLDSKFTVAYIEPKIQALHASIRPYIEKDPYEKDNLAVFDQEPAFIYAYIEARGNYIREQLHLLDE is encoded by the coding sequence GTGGATAAAAATCAGCCCATTCCCGAGTACCAGCTATTTATACACCCTGCTGATGTCAGTGAGCTTCGCAAAGACATTTGGTATGACGACCCGGTTGCGGCGAAGCTGACAGTGAATAAAAAGAAGTATGCAATCGGTATTGCTTACCGCGGCTCGCATATTCGTGATTTACGCAAGAAGTCGTATGCAGTTGAATTTTATAAACCGAGTAAGTATCAGCAAGCGACGGCAGTGCATTGGAACGCAGAGTTTAAGGACCCTTCTTTACTGCGCAATAAATTATCTTTCGATTTTTTCACGGATATTGGCTGTTTAGCACCTGCGGCACGCTTCGTTTTCCTGAAAATCAATGGCAAGAATGAAGGGCTTTATTTAGAAATCGAGGCCGTGGACGAATGTTTCTTGGCAAATCGGAAGCTACCAAAAGGAGCAGTTTTTTACGCGGTGGATGGCGATGCTAACTTTTCGTTAATGAGTGATTTGCGTAAGGAAGTCAAGGAGTCACTTGCATTAGGTTATGAGCAAAAATGTGGAACTGAGCAGGAGCATGAATATTTACAAGAATTCATTTACATCATCAATACTGTATCGAGAGAGGATTTTGAAGCAGAAATTGCAAAGTATGTGCATGTGGACCAATATTTGCGCTGGCTTGCGGGTGTCGTTTTGATGCAGAATTTTGATGGCTTTGTGCATAATTATGCACTGTATCGCAATGGTGAGACTGGGCTTTTTGAAGTCATCCCGTGGGATTATGATGCGACGTGGGGAAGAGATGTCGAGGGAGAAGTGATGGAAGAAGATTATTTGCGTATCGAAGGCTTTAATACGTTGACTGCGCGATTGTTGGATGTCAGAGCGTTTCGCGGGCGTTATCGTGAATTGTTGGAAGAGCTTTTGGACAGCAAATTTACAGTAGCTTATATAGAACCGAAAATTCAAGCGTTGCATGCCAGTATTAGGCCTTATATTGAAAAAGATCCTTATGAAAAGGATAATTTGGCTGTTTTTGATCAAGAGCCGGCGTTTATTTACGCGTATATTGAAGCGCGTGGAAATTATATTCGGGAGCAGTTGCACCTATTAGACGAGTAG
- a CDS encoding ABC transporter ATP-binding protein, whose amino-acid sequence MEQPRPCISIRNVSKSFKQHPVLQAIDLEIVEGEIFGLLGPSGAGKTTLVKQLTGLDTPTSGESYVFQQKMPALQVINSIGYMAQADALYEDLSAKENLQFFASLYGLKGEKQTHRIAEVMALVQLTNDLNKLVSQYSGGMKRRLSLAIALLHEPKILLLDEPTVGIDPVLRQSIWQAFNDLKAQGTTIIVTTHVMDEADKCDRLGLLRDGRLIAVGTPEELKAHTHSTTIEEAFLVYGGA is encoded by the coding sequence ATGGAACAGCCAAGGCCATGTATATCGATTCGCAATGTATCCAAAAGCTTTAAACAACATCCTGTGCTACAAGCGATAGACTTAGAGATTGTGGAAGGAGAAATTTTTGGATTGCTCGGTCCATCAGGTGCTGGGAAAACGACGCTTGTGAAACAATTGACTGGTTTGGATACGCCGACGTCAGGAGAAAGCTATGTTTTTCAACAGAAGATGCCTGCTTTACAAGTCATCAACAGCATCGGCTATATGGCGCAAGCAGATGCGTTGTATGAGGACTTGTCCGCAAAGGAGAACTTGCAATTTTTTGCGTCACTCTATGGGCTGAAAGGCGAGAAACAAACGCATAGAATCGCAGAAGTGATGGCGCTAGTGCAACTGACGAACGACCTGAACAAATTGGTATCCCAGTACTCTGGCGGTATGAAGAGAAGGTTGTCCCTAGCAATCGCCTTGTTGCATGAGCCAAAGATTTTACTTCTCGATGAACCGACAGTCGGCATTGACCCGGTTCTACGCCAAAGTATTTGGCAAGCCTTTAATGACTTGAAAGCACAGGGAACGACGATTATTGTCACGACACATGTCATGGATGAGGCGGACAAATGTGACCGACTCGGTTTACTCCGCGATGGGCGGCTGATTGCGGTAGGTACACCCGAAGAATTAAAGGCACATACGCATTCCACAACCATTGAAGAGGCATTTCTTGTCTATGGAGGTGCGTGA
- a CDS encoding DUF1761 domain-containing protein, giving the protein MDLSQISILAIVLAVVANMVIGALWYSPVLFANIWMKSLGRAAEEIHAGSNPNIGYGFTTFAGILSAIVLSLFITMLDSVTIGGGALIGFLAGLGIASARELSPTFFEGRKYTLFFISAGYHTVSLTVMGIIIACFVK; this is encoded by the coding sequence ATGGACTTATCACAAATCAGTATTTTAGCCATCGTACTTGCCGTCGTTGCTAACATGGTTATTGGGGCGTTATGGTACTCGCCTGTTTTATTTGCGAATATTTGGATGAAAAGCCTCGGTAGAGCCGCGGAAGAAATACATGCGGGAAGCAATCCAAACATTGGATATGGCTTTACGACATTTGCTGGTATCCTCTCTGCGATTGTTTTATCATTATTCATCACGATGCTGGATTCGGTGACAATTGGCGGAGGAGCGTTGATTGGATTTTTAGCAGGGCTAGGTATCGCAAGCGCGAGAGAATTATCACCCACCTTTTTTGAAGGAAGGAAATATACACTCTTTTTCATTAGCGCCGGTTATCATACCGTATCGTTAACGGTGATGGGGATTATCATTGCTTGTTTTGTCAAATAG
- a CDS encoding ABC transporter permease, which yields MRVMALTKRILQQIVRDKRTMGLLIVAPILVLTMLHLVFNGGDYTPKIGFVGIPDTVMDQMNVDGATVTTYSDEKSAQVDLAEQTIDGYVIFENNSPSVVLEGSDPSVASATMKWLQQAMPVGSQKSDIPELKIDYLHGSSDMGMFDYFGPVLLGFFVFFFVFLIAGVSFLRERTTGTLERLLASPLRKWEIVMGYVFGFGIFTMLQSTIIATYAIYVLGMMMEGAFVYVLLITLLLALSALTLGVLLSSFANNELQMIQFIPIVIIPQIFFSGLFNLETISNWLSWVGPVTPLYYAADALRDVMVRGYGWGEIMWDVLALAGFSLLFIAINIVALRKYRKI from the coding sequence ATGCGTGTAATGGCTTTGACGAAACGTATTTTGCAACAAATTGTCCGCGACAAACGAACAATGGGCTTGCTTATCGTTGCGCCAATTCTTGTGTTAACGATGCTCCATCTCGTATTCAATGGAGGAGACTATACGCCGAAAATTGGCTTCGTGGGAATACCAGATACCGTTATGGATCAGATGAATGTGGACGGGGCAACGGTGACGACATACAGTGATGAAAAAAGTGCACAAGTGGATTTAGCGGAGCAAACGATAGATGGCTATGTCATTTTTGAAAATAATAGCCCTTCTGTTGTTCTCGAGGGCAGTGATCCAAGTGTTGCGAGTGCTACAATGAAATGGTTGCAACAAGCGATGCCAGTTGGCTCGCAAAAGAGCGATATACCCGAGTTGAAAATCGATTATTTACACGGCTCTAGCGACATGGGGATGTTCGATTATTTTGGACCCGTACTTCTTGGATTTTTCGTCTTCTTTTTTGTCTTTTTAATTGCAGGTGTGTCCTTTTTACGCGAACGAACGACAGGGACGTTGGAACGACTACTGGCAAGCCCTTTGCGCAAATGGGAAATTGTGATGGGCTATGTCTTCGGCTTTGGAATTTTTACAATGCTGCAATCGACCATTATTGCGACCTATGCCATTTATGTGCTCGGCATGATGATGGAAGGAGCGTTTGTCTATGTGTTACTCATCACGTTGTTGCTCGCCTTATCGGCGCTGACGCTCGGTGTCTTGCTGTCCTCATTTGCCAACAATGAGCTGCAAATGATTCAGTTTATCCCAATTGTTATCATTCCTCAAATTTTCTTTTCAGGCTTGTTCAATTTGGAGACGATTTCGAACTGGCTGAGTTGGGTTGGCCCCGTTACACCGCTCTATTACGCGGCAGACGCCTTACGTGATGTGATGGTGAGAGGCTATGGATGGGGAGAGATTATGTGGGATGTGTTGGCGTTAGCGGGCTTCTCGCTACTCTTTATTGCGATTAATATCGTTGCGTTACGAAAATATCGCAAAATCTAA
- a CDS encoding DegV family protein, with protein MKTAIVTDSTAYLPASLMEELGIHMIPLTVTLDGKAYDEEIDISTAEFYDKVRGGGPLPKTSQPPVGKFVELFESLKETYDAVISIHLSSGISGTYAGARQASEMVEGIDVQTFDSEISCHPQGFYVLRAAELAKQGATPDAIMAELVEMKQTLRAYFMVDDLAHLQRGGRLSSAQALIGGLLQVKPLLHFQDKVIVPYEKIRTRKKAMKRIVDLLAADAATMPIEAVIIHGNRPEEAEAWLVELTEQLPDVQFTISHFGPVIGTHLGEGAMGLGWVKRKA; from the coding sequence TTGAAAACAGCAATTGTTACAGATAGTACGGCCTATTTACCTGCCAGTTTGATGGAGGAACTAGGGATTCATATGATTCCATTAACTGTGACACTTGACGGTAAGGCGTATGATGAAGAAATAGATATTAGCACGGCGGAATTTTACGATAAAGTGCGTGGTGGCGGTCCACTACCAAAGACCTCACAGCCACCAGTTGGTAAATTTGTTGAATTATTTGAGTCACTAAAAGAAACCTATGATGCAGTCATTTCCATCCACCTATCCAGCGGCATTAGCGGTACCTACGCAGGTGCAAGGCAAGCAAGTGAGATGGTAGAAGGTATTGATGTGCAGACATTTGACTCGGAAATATCCTGCCATCCACAAGGCTTTTACGTCTTGCGTGCAGCGGAGCTAGCCAAACAGGGAGCGACACCCGATGCGATCATGGCTGAACTCGTGGAGATGAAACAAACATTGCGTGCCTATTTCATGGTAGATGATCTTGCTCATTTACAGCGTGGCGGCAGATTATCTAGCGCACAAGCACTTATTGGCGGATTGTTACAAGTAAAGCCATTGTTACATTTTCAGGATAAAGTCATCGTCCCTTACGAAAAAATTCGCACACGTAAAAAAGCGATGAAACGAATTGTCGATCTGCTAGCGGCAGATGCGGCGACGATGCCAATCGAAGCGGTCATCATCCATGGCAATCGACCAGAAGAGGCCGAAGCATGGCTTGTCGAATTGACTGAACAGTTACCAGATGTTCAATTTACCATCAGTCACTTTGGTCCTGTCATCGGCACGCATTTAGGTGAAGGTGCAATGGGACTTGGTTGGGTGAAACGAAAAGCGTAA
- a CDS encoding late competence development ComFB family protein, protein MAVHNIMEEIVRDVLVNYQHQYQLTCNCERCLDDVKAIALNHLKPHYVTIEAHVPFARVPHLTDRQGVTTVLTEVTKAAVIVSDNPRCK, encoded by the coding sequence ATGGCTGTTCACAATATAATGGAAGAAATTGTCCGTGATGTGTTGGTCAACTATCAGCATCAATATCAGTTAACCTGTAATTGCGAGCGGTGTTTGGATGATGTAAAGGCAATCGCCCTCAATCATTTGAAGCCCCATTATGTCACGATAGAAGCGCATGTCCCGTTTGCAAGAGTGCCACATTTGACGGATCGGCAAGGGGTAACGACTGTGCTGACGGAAGTGACGAAAGCGGCGGTCATTGTGTCGGATAATCCGAGGTGTAAATGA
- a CDS encoding HDOD domain-containing protein, with product MKDANVFVGRQPILDQYGNLFAYELLYRNSNTNRFPNIDSTKATISLLIDTFLTLGVDKVSGKSLSFINFTGELLAQDIFKSLDPNQVVIEILEDVEITPSLVTKLRKLKDNGFTIALDDFILSPQYEVHSELFELVDIIKVDFLGTTLKERLSIENLTRKNPHIQLLAEKIETEEHFISAKNAGYKFFQGYFFAKPEIITGVEIPPNVNLHFYIIKQLNAESPNIEEISELIMRDVSLSYKLLRYINTLAFGVPKKITSIKQAIVIIGLRETKKWMHFLTLREMGVGMGTGRVAALVDYSLTRAKMCEQLARRTGKRNADEYFLAGMFSLIDVIMKRSWDDVLPLIAISDEVEQALRGEDSEITPYLQITEAIERLDLEQAKRLAEEVGIDYTQLSTYSLEANRWANLLE from the coding sequence GTGAAGGATGCGAATGTTTTCGTAGGTCGCCAGCCAATATTAGATCAATATGGTAATCTCTTTGCCTATGAATTATTATATCGAAACAGCAATACCAATCGTTTTCCTAATATAGATTCTACCAAGGCGACGATTAGCTTGCTCATTGACACATTTTTAACACTTGGTGTTGATAAAGTCTCGGGAAAAAGTTTGTCGTTTATCAATTTTACAGGTGAATTACTAGCACAAGATATTTTTAAAAGCTTAGATCCAAATCAGGTTGTTATTGAAATTTTGGAAGATGTTGAAATTACACCATCTCTTGTAACAAAGTTACGTAAACTAAAAGACAATGGCTTCACAATTGCGTTAGATGATTTTATTTTAAGTCCACAATATGAAGTCCATAGTGAATTGTTTGAACTTGTCGATATCATTAAAGTCGATTTTTTAGGGACCACATTGAAAGAGCGTTTAAGTATTGAAAACCTCACACGAAAAAATCCACATATCCAACTACTAGCCGAGAAAATTGAAACAGAAGAACACTTTATAAGTGCGAAAAATGCAGGGTATAAGTTCTTTCAAGGATATTTTTTTGCAAAACCTGAAATTATTACAGGTGTTGAAATTCCTCCCAACGTGAACTTGCATTTCTATATTATTAAACAGCTCAATGCAGAAAGCCCGAACATTGAAGAAATCTCCGAGCTGATTATGCGTGATGTGTCGTTATCGTATAAATTACTTCGATACATTAACACGCTAGCATTTGGTGTGCCTAAAAAAATTACTTCTATTAAACAGGCAATTGTTATTATCGGCTTAAGGGAAACCAAAAAGTGGATGCATTTTCTGACACTGCGCGAAATGGGCGTAGGTATGGGGACAGGTCGGGTTGCCGCACTTGTCGATTATTCATTGACGCGAGCAAAAATGTGTGAACAATTAGCGAGGCGCACAGGGAAGCGCAATGCTGACGAATATTTTCTTGCAGGCATGTTTTCGTTGATCGACGTCATTATGAAGCGAAGTTGGGATGATGTGTTACCGCTTATCGCGATTTCTGATGAAGTCGAACAAGCGCTAAGAGGCGAGGATTCCGAGATTACGCCATACTTGCAAATTACGGAGGCCATCGAGCGATTGGATTTAGAACAAGCTAAACGATTAGCCGAGGAAGTCGGCATCGACTACACACAACTTAGCACTTATTCACTTGAAGCCAATCGTTGGGCGAATCTTTTAGAATAA
- a CDS encoding flagellin: protein MRINSQEQIAFATNRSLRNANHIEKSVQKLASGLKIAKSSDNAAGFAISETMRTQVRGLAQAQRNMQDGLSLLEVTDEGLNNVNGLLQRARELAVMNANGTLTDNDRVTSQQELTRLLEGINDTAEKLEFNTKNILGGNSSLILQIGANPTQEMTINLVDISTTALNLNDASLLTREFAEQLITKIDDAFEITATHLTQTGSYMEALEHRLRNATLFEANLTKSLSMIEDTDVAREMMNFISLDIRQKGDHLLVNQVNRTLHDSLGLFSK from the coding sequence ATGCGAATAAATAGCCAGGAACAGATTGCATTTGCAACGAATCGTTCCCTACGCAACGCGAATCATATCGAAAAAAGTGTTCAGAAGCTTGCTTCTGGATTAAAAATCGCAAAAAGTAGTGATAATGCTGCTGGTTTTGCGATTTCCGAAACCATGCGTACACAAGTAAGAGGCCTTGCACAAGCTCAACGGAACATGCAAGATGGTCTCTCGCTTCTCGAAGTGACCGATGAAGGATTAAACAATGTCAATGGTTTGCTACAACGCGCACGTGAGCTCGCCGTCATGAATGCAAACGGCACATTAACGGATAATGATCGAGTAACAAGCCAACAAGAACTGACTCGATTATTAGAAGGCATCAACGATACGGCCGAAAAGCTGGAATTCAATACGAAGAATATCCTAGGCGGGAATAGCTCACTAATCCTACAGATTGGCGCAAATCCAACACAAGAAATGACAATTAATCTTGTGGATATAAGTACAACCGCACTAAATCTTAACGATGCATCTCTATTAACACGGGAATTTGCAGAACAGCTCATTACAAAAATTGATGATGCCTTCGAAATAACGGCAACACACTTAACACAAACAGGTTCCTATATGGAAGCCCTTGAACACCGACTGCGAAACGCTACGCTTTTCGAAGCTAATTTAACAAAATCATTATCAATGATTGAAGACACTGACGTCGCAAGAGAGATGATGAATTTTATCAGTCTTGACATTAGACAAAAAGGCGACCATCTCTTGGTTAACCAAGTCAACCGCACTCTTCATGATTCGTTAGGTCTATTTTCTAAATAA
- a CDS encoding S9 family peptidase — MEKRKVAVEDLFTLKSITDPQLAPNGKEAVFVRTHIEEEDNQYVANLWHVELVSHEVKQWTHGKERISSPQWSADGKHLAFLSNREDNNQVFILPTRGGEAKKLTSFAKGVSSFLWSPCGNQIWVNAVVKEGQTFMDQEEQDDDKKVEPYRVTNMKYQMDGAGLLPQDTFRQIGVIDIATGDVTQFTEGNYQHSLHAVSHDGKKLVIGVNRAENLDFDFRQPLLLVDVETKEETVLVDEEGYFGGAQFSHDDRYIAFTGADRTFQNATHTALYVYDTEDGLCMNLTAGLDAPIGDYAVADHQQGGSAPAVVWTKDNHMYAQLSTMGDVRLYYVSLEGELYPATPENEHIYGYDIAVAGDFALVAVSSATNPGELYKHVIATGERQALTSFNATYVAEVELVEPEAIVYTGATDWQVHGWLMKPAGYEKGETYPLIVEIHGGPHAMYANTFFHELQLLAAQGYGVLYVNPRGSHSYSQEFVDGVRGDYGGGDYEDIMAGLDYVLWENDWIDKERLGVTGGSYGGFMTNWIVGHTNRFKAAVTQRSISNWVSFFGVSDIGYYFSDWQIGADMTDVDKLWQHSPLKHAKNVETPLLILHSEKDFRCPIEQAEQLYITLKSMGKETEFVRFPDADHNLSRVGTPNLRVARLNEITGWFANYL; from the coding sequence ATGGAAAAACGTAAAGTGGCAGTAGAGGATTTATTTACATTGAAGTCTATAACAGATCCGCAGTTGGCGCCAAATGGCAAGGAAGCGGTGTTTGTACGTACGCATATAGAGGAAGAGGACAACCAGTATGTTGCGAATTTGTGGCATGTGGAACTTGTGTCGCATGAGGTGAAACAGTGGACGCATGGAAAAGAGCGAATTTCGTCTCCGCAATGGTCGGCAGATGGTAAGCATCTTGCGTTTTTATCGAACCGCGAGGACAACAATCAGGTATTTATTTTACCAACAAGAGGCGGGGAAGCGAAGAAGCTGACGTCATTTGCTAAAGGGGTATCGAGCTTTCTTTGGTCGCCATGTGGCAATCAAATCTGGGTGAATGCAGTTGTCAAAGAAGGCCAGACATTTATGGATCAAGAAGAACAGGATGACGATAAAAAGGTAGAGCCATATCGTGTCACGAATATGAAGTATCAGATGGATGGAGCGGGGCTTTTGCCGCAAGATACGTTCAGGCAAATTGGCGTTATTGATATTGCAACAGGTGATGTCACGCAGTTTACGGAAGGTAATTATCAGCATAGCCTTCATGCAGTTTCACATGATGGAAAGAAACTAGTTATTGGCGTGAATCGCGCAGAGAATCTCGATTTCGATTTTCGTCAACCGTTGCTCCTCGTCGATGTAGAGACGAAAGAAGAGACAGTGCTTGTCGATGAGGAAGGCTATTTTGGCGGGGCTCAGTTTTCGCATGATGACCGCTATATCGCGTTTACAGGTGCAGACCGAACGTTTCAAAATGCAACGCATACAGCGCTGTATGTCTATGATACAGAGGATGGGCTGTGCATGAATTTGACGGCCGGGCTGGATGCGCCAATTGGCGATTACGCCGTGGCGGATCATCAGCAAGGAGGCAGCGCGCCTGCTGTTGTGTGGACAAAGGACAACCATATGTATGCGCAACTCTCCACGATGGGGGATGTGCGCTTATATTATGTATCGCTTGAAGGTGAGTTGTATCCAGCGACTCCAGAAAATGAGCACATTTACGGTTACGACATTGCAGTAGCGGGCGATTTTGCGTTAGTCGCAGTGAGTAGTGCAACGAATCCTGGCGAGTTGTATAAGCATGTCATTGCTACGGGCGAACGGCAGGCACTGACATCATTCAATGCGACGTATGTGGCGGAAGTGGAACTCGTTGAGCCAGAAGCGATTGTTTATACAGGCGCAACGGATTGGCAGGTGCATGGCTGGCTGATGAAACCGGCAGGCTATGAGAAAGGGGAAACGTATCCACTCATTGTAGAAATTCATGGCGGACCGCATGCGATGTATGCCAATACGTTTTTCCATGAGTTGCAGCTGTTGGCGGCACAAGGTTATGGCGTTTTGTATGTCAATCCACGTGGCAGTCATAGTTATAGCCAAGAATTTGTAGATGGCGTTCGCGGTGATTACGGTGGTGGCGATTATGAGGACATTATGGCGGGGCTCGATTATGTTTTATGGGAAAATGACTGGATTGACAAGGAGCGACTCGGTGTCACAGGTGGGAGCTACGGCGGTTTCATGACGAATTGGATTGTTGGGCATACAAACCGTTTCAAGGCAGCTGTTACCCAACGTTCGATTTCCAATTGGGTAAGCTTCTTTGGCGTATCTGACATTGGCTATTACTTTAGCGATTGGCAAATTGGCGCAGATATGACCGATGTGGATAAACTATGGCAACACTCGCCGTTAAAACATGCGAAAAACGTTGAGACACCGTTATTAATTTTACACTCAGAAAAAGATTTCCGCTGCCCAATTGAACAAGCGGAACAGCTATATATCACATTGAAAAGTATGGGGAAAGAAACGGAATTCGTTCGCTTCCCAGATGCGGACCATAACTTATCGCGCGTGGGCACACCGAATTTGCGTGTGGCAAGGTTGAATGAGATAACGGGCTGGTTCGCAAACTATTTATAA
- a CDS encoding GNAT family protein, translating to MSYTTAGVTIRPITEQDIPRLWELSFKEENPEWKKWDAPYYPYKPMPFEQFFEQQDNIIAQNDYWGIEVDGELIGMVSYYWEHKPSLWLEMGIVIYDPQYWSGGYGTKALAMWIDHLFNEMPLVRVGYTTWSGNARMMKVGEKLGMTMEARLRKVRFWNGTYYDSIRMGILREEWQGVKVG from the coding sequence TTGAGTTACACAACAGCAGGCGTCACGATACGCCCGATTACAGAACAGGATATCCCTCGTTTGTGGGAATTAAGTTTCAAAGAGGAGAATCCTGAGTGGAAAAAATGGGATGCGCCGTATTATCCTTACAAACCGATGCCGTTTGAACAGTTTTTCGAACAGCAAGACAACATCATTGCGCAAAATGATTATTGGGGCATTGAAGTAGATGGCGAACTCATCGGCATGGTTAGTTATTATTGGGAGCATAAACCATCTTTGTGGCTCGAAATGGGCATCGTCATTTACGACCCGCAATATTGGAGCGGCGGCTATGGAACGAAGGCTCTCGCCATGTGGATTGATCATTTATTCAACGAAATGCCTTTGGTGCGCGTTGGCTACACGACGTGGTCTGGTAATGCTCGTATGATGAAGGTTGGCGAGAAACTAGGCATGACAATGGAAGCACGCTTGCGAAAAGTTCGATTTTGGAACGGGACCTACTATGATTCGATTCGCATGGGGATTTTACGGGAAGAGTGGCAGGGCGTGAAGGTGGGATGA
- a CDS encoding enoyl-CoA hydratase-related protein — translation MDNIRYEQKGNLAFVTLARPESMNAFNYDMLVELGQITESIRINPDIRLVVFTGAGERAFSVGADLKERKTLTDIKVKRNLYKIGDVFTAIEHLPQPTIAMMNGFAFGGGMELALSCDFRIAADTALMGLTETGLAIIPGAGGTQRLPRLIGEAKALELILTARKLTAAEALTYGVVTKVTPADELLQETAQFADAILANGPIALQQAKFSIKHGMNVDLQTGLAIERKAYEVTIPTEDRIEALTAFAEKRKPKFKGK, via the coding sequence ATGGACAATATTCGCTATGAACAGAAGGGGAACCTTGCTTTTGTGACACTTGCTCGTCCTGAGTCGATGAATGCATTTAATTATGACATGTTGGTTGAGCTTGGACAAATTACGGAGTCGATTCGCATTAATCCAGATATTCGGCTTGTGGTTTTTACGGGGGCTGGTGAGCGCGCATTTAGCGTCGGGGCTGATTTAAAAGAACGCAAAACACTAACGGATATTAAAGTGAAGCGCAATTTGTACAAAATCGGCGATGTCTTTACGGCGATTGAACATTTGCCACAGCCGACAATCGCCATGATGAACGGTTTTGCTTTTGGTGGCGGCATGGAACTAGCACTTTCCTGTGACTTCCGTATCGCCGCGGATACCGCACTTATGGGGTTAACGGAAACAGGGTTGGCGATTATTCCAGGGGCTGGTGGGACGCAGCGTCTACCACGACTTATCGGTGAAGCGAAAGCACTCGAGCTAATTTTGACAGCGAGAAAATTGACAGCTGCTGAAGCACTCACGTATGGCGTCGTCACAAAAGTTACGCCTGCGGATGAATTGCTACAGGAAACAGCCCAATTTGCAGATGCAATTCTAGCAAACGGCCCCATCGCCTTGCAGCAAGCAAAATTTTCTATTAAGCATGGCATGAACGTCGATTTGCAGACAGGGCTTGCCATCGAGCGTAAGGCGTATGAAGTGACGATTCCAACAGAAGATCGCATTGAAGCGCTAACTGCCTTTGCGGAAAAACGAAAGCCTAAGTTTAAAGGAAAATAA